The Microlunatus antarcticus genome window below encodes:
- a CDS encoding S8 family peptidase — protein MPYDPADSNAPTARPPLAPTPRRHGPRRDHLDPRGARFLDPGTAVRFAGQRLQPTPYVGGGLLVRPGPDGAVEPEVLDALRSAADAEGWALEVDPTDTALVDLVRRAGLLGGRSPLVVRVSLARPVDDTRPRTTPDAWPVLQRYRADVDASWRGAVQLQHLLTTSAGSGERTDGHGMQPSPYVAHAATPNPYVAHAPQTNPYVAHAPTPNPYVAHPYVAHPAGSSSAAATGEYAQPGWGGRVPVRWVGPRPARLTEAQLAGRRRPVVAVLDTGTGRHPWLDDVVDRTPTCGPLRIGLTDPATDLERSGVVTGGLTGSLDVEAGHGTFVAGLVHQRCPDARILSVRVVQPDGVIDEYDVLQALNMLWVRQVLALAEDEPDALVDVVSLSLGYYHEDPADAAFDPLLLAPLQALARLGVLVVTSAGNDATSRPIFPASFAPHPGGVVTETSVDEVPLVAVGALNPDGTAALFSNDGPWVRAWRPGASIVSTVPTTFDGGQQASSRVTADGGVRSTIDPDNFSSGFATWSGTSFAAPILAGDLARRLLDDGATRLEDARDVEARVEAGWRAVRAEAPGVEEPR, from the coding sequence ATGCCGTACGACCCCGCCGACAGCAACGCCCCGACCGCGCGCCCTCCGCTCGCGCCGACGCCTCGACGGCACGGCCCGCGGCGCGACCACCTGGACCCGCGGGGCGCCCGGTTCCTCGACCCGGGCACGGCGGTCCGCTTCGCCGGGCAGCGGCTGCAGCCGACCCCGTACGTCGGCGGCGGGCTGCTCGTGCGTCCCGGGCCTGACGGGGCGGTCGAGCCGGAGGTCCTGGACGCGCTGCGGTCGGCGGCCGACGCCGAGGGCTGGGCCCTCGAGGTCGACCCCACCGACACCGCGCTGGTCGACCTCGTCCGCCGCGCCGGCCTCCTCGGCGGACGCAGCCCGCTGGTCGTGCGGGTGTCGCTCGCTCGGCCCGTCGACGACACCCGGCCCCGGACGACGCCCGACGCGTGGCCGGTGCTGCAGCGCTACCGCGCGGACGTCGACGCCTCCTGGCGGGGCGCGGTCCAGCTGCAGCACCTCCTGACCACCTCGGCCGGGTCCGGCGAACGCACCGACGGTCACGGCATGCAGCCCAGCCCGTACGTCGCGCACGCCGCGACCCCGAACCCGTACGTCGCGCATGCCCCGCAGACCAACCCCTACGTCGCGCACGCCCCCACCCCGAACCCGTACGTCGCCCACCCCTACGTCGCCCACCCGGCCGGGTCGTCCTCCGCGGCGGCCACCGGGGAGTACGCCCAGCCCGGCTGGGGCGGGCGGGTGCCGGTGCGCTGGGTGGGCCCACGGCCGGCCCGGCTGACCGAGGCCCAGCTCGCCGGACGCCGCCGCCCCGTCGTGGCCGTGCTCGACACCGGGACGGGCCGGCACCCGTGGCTGGACGACGTCGTCGACCGCACCCCGACCTGCGGCCCGCTGCGGATCGGGCTGACCGACCCTGCGACCGACCTCGAGCGGTCCGGCGTCGTCACCGGGGGGCTCACCGGGTCGCTCGACGTGGAGGCGGGGCACGGCACGTTCGTCGCCGGGCTGGTGCACCAGCGCTGCCCGGACGCACGGATCCTGTCGGTCCGGGTCGTGCAGCCGGACGGCGTGATCGACGAGTACGACGTCCTCCAGGCGTTGAACATGCTCTGGGTGCGTCAGGTGCTGGCCCTGGCCGAAGACGAGCCGGACGCGCTGGTCGACGTCGTGTCGCTCTCGCTCGGCTACTACCACGAGGACCCGGCCGACGCCGCGTTCGACCCCCTGCTGCTCGCTCCCCTGCAGGCGCTCGCGCGGCTCGGCGTCCTCGTGGTGACCTCGGCCGGCAACGACGCCACGAGCCGGCCGATCTTCCCCGCGTCCTTCGCCCCGCACCCGGGTGGCGTCGTCACCGAGACGTCGGTCGACGAGGTGCCGCTCGTGGCCGTCGGCGCCCTCAACCCGGACGGGACCGCGGCCCTGTTCTCCAACGACGGTCCGTGGGTGCGCGCCTGGCGGCCCGGCGCCTCGATCGTCAGCACGGTGCCGACGACGTTCGACGGCGGGCAGCAGGCGAGCTCGCGGGTGACGGCCGACGGCGGGGTCCGGTCGACCATCGACCCGGACAACTTCTCCTCCGGCTTCGCGACCTGGAGCGGGACGTCCTTCGCGGCCCCGATCCTCGCCGGCGACCTGGCCCGGCGCCTGCTCGACGACGGCGCCACCCGGCTCGAGGACGCCCGCGACGTCGAGGCCCGCGTCGAGGCGGGCTGGCGGGCGGTCCGGGCCGAGGCGCCCGGTGTGGAGGAGCCCCGCTGA
- a CDS encoding aldo/keto reductase gives MEQRVLGRTERPVSTVGLGTWQLGADWGEVDERDAVAVLDGAVEAGVTFFDTADVYGDGRSERLIGSYLGEHDDIELVVATKMGRRMDQVPENYVLENFRAWTDRSRRNLEVDRLDLVQLHCPPTAVYSADEVYDALDTLVSEHVIAAYGVSVETSDEALTAISRRGTASVQIILNVFRRKPLEFVLPAAQAAGVGIIARVPLASGLLSGRYDEQTTFAENDHRSYNRHGEAFDVGETFSGVDYETGVRAAREFSRLVAALPFEATPAQAALAWVVQQPGVTSVIPGARSPEQARANAAAGELPPLGDDFMAAVEELYAREIAPLVADRW, from the coding sequence ATGGAACAGCGCGTGCTCGGCCGGACCGAACGACCCGTCTCGACCGTCGGTCTGGGGACCTGGCAGCTGGGCGCCGACTGGGGCGAGGTCGACGAGCGTGACGCGGTCGCGGTCCTCGACGGGGCCGTGGAGGCGGGGGTCACGTTCTTCGACACCGCCGACGTCTACGGCGACGGCCGCAGCGAGCGGCTGATCGGCAGCTACCTCGGCGAGCACGACGACATCGAGCTCGTGGTGGCGACCAAGATGGGCCGCCGGATGGACCAGGTGCCCGAGAACTACGTCCTCGAGAACTTCCGCGCCTGGACCGACCGCTCGCGCCGCAACCTCGAGGTCGACCGCCTCGACCTCGTCCAGCTGCACTGCCCGCCGACCGCCGTCTACTCCGCCGACGAGGTGTACGACGCCCTCGACACCCTGGTGTCCGAGCACGTGATCGCCGCGTACGGGGTCAGCGTCGAGACGTCCGACGAGGCGCTGACGGCGATCAGCCGCCGGGGGACCGCGTCGGTGCAGATCATCCTCAACGTGTTCCGGCGCAAGCCGCTCGAGTTCGTGCTGCCCGCCGCGCAGGCGGCCGGCGTCGGGATCATCGCCCGCGTGCCCCTGGCCAGCGGGCTGCTGAGCGGCCGCTACGACGAGCAGACGACCTTCGCGGAGAACGACCACCGCAGTTACAACCGCCACGGCGAGGCCTTCGACGTCGGCGAGACGTTCTCGGGGGTGGACTACGAGACCGGCGTCCGCGCCGCCCGTGAGTTCTCCCGCCTCGTCGCGGCGCTGCCGTTCGAGGCCACCCCGGCCCAGGCCGCGCTCGCCTGGGTGGTCCAGCAGCCGGGTGTCACCTCGGTGATCCCGGGCGCCCGGTCCCCGGAGCAGGCGCGGGCCAACGCCGCTGCCGGCGAGCTGCCGCCGCTCGGCGACGACTTCATGGCCGCCGTCGAGGAGCTCTACGCCCGCGAGATCGCCCCGCTGGTCGCCGACCGCTGGTGA
- a CDS encoding DUF2000 domain-containing protein, with product MDERTDARIGFTPDEVRTDAPTRDARLKWVVVVDAALPPGRAVNAAVCLAAATQAGVDGLLGPAAVDADGSVHPGLPWAGCSVLAATTEQLAAIRARAITRPDLFVADMPADAQATRVYDGYLERVAEHRSDELALLAVSLVGPRNRVDKVVGRLPLLP from the coding sequence GTGGACGAACGCACGGACGCACGCATCGGCTTCACCCCCGACGAGGTGCGGACCGACGCGCCCACCCGGGACGCCCGGCTCAAGTGGGTCGTCGTCGTCGACGCGGCCCTCCCGCCGGGCCGCGCGGTGAACGCCGCCGTCTGCCTCGCGGCGGCGACGCAGGCCGGGGTCGACGGTCTCCTGGGTCCCGCCGCCGTCGATGCCGACGGCTCGGTCCACCCGGGCCTGCCCTGGGCGGGGTGCTCGGTGCTCGCCGCGACGACCGAGCAGCTGGCCGCCATCCGGGCCAGGGCAATCACCCGGCCCGACCTCTTCGTGGCCGACATGCCGGCCGACGCGCAGGCGACCCGGGTCTACGACGGCTACCTCGAGCGTGTGGCCGAGCACCGCTCCGACGAGCTCGCGCTGCTCGCGGTCAGCCTGGTCGGCCCCCGGAACCGGGTCGACAAGGTCGTCGGCCGGCTCCCGCTGCTGCCCTGA
- a CDS encoding Lrp/AsnC family transcriptional regulator, whose product MADLDVLDTAILAALQVDARRTNRDVAAAVGVAPTTALDRTRALRDRGVITGARLEVDLAALGRPMQALVAIRIRPPTRVNIERFRGWAAALPETVGVFVTSGAEDFLLHLAVPDTDALYAFVVDRLTSRPEVSDVRTSVVYEHLRSNVLPPARGRSPRS is encoded by the coding sequence ATGGCGGACCTCGACGTACTAGATACGGCGATCCTGGCCGCGCTGCAGGTCGACGCACGGCGGACGAACCGTGACGTCGCTGCGGCGGTCGGGGTCGCTCCCACCACCGCGCTCGACCGGACGCGGGCGCTCCGGGACCGGGGCGTCATCACCGGCGCGCGGCTCGAGGTCGACCTCGCGGCGCTCGGCCGCCCGATGCAGGCCCTCGTGGCGATCCGGATCCGGCCGCCCACCCGGGTGAACATCGAACGGTTCCGGGGGTGGGCGGCCGCGCTGCCCGAGACCGTCGGGGTGTTCGTCACCAGCGGCGCCGAGGACTTCCTGCTGCACCTCGCCGTCCCGGACACCGACGCCCTGTACGCCTTCGTCGTCGACCGCCTGACCAGCCGGCCCGAGGTCAGCGACGTCCGGACGTCGGTGGTCTACGAGCACCTGCGCAGCAACGTGCTGCCGCCCGCGCGAGGCCGGTCCCCCCGGTCCTGA
- a CDS encoding FMN-dependent NADH-azoreductase, producing MTLFRLDASFRVEGSHSRAVADVVEAAWTEANPGERVLRRHVGTDPIPATAWGDAVTAAYVPEDQRTPAQREAVALAATLVDELLEADALLFAVPLFNFGVSQHFKSYVDLVIADPRMGPGQTPLAGKPAELVVVRGGNYRAGTPREGWDHATPWMRRVLADVWGLDVTVTETDFTLVGVNPAMDQFKDMAAEMRAESEAVARQHGAELSRRRAEVAA from the coding sequence ATGACTCTCTTCCGACTGGACGCCAGCTTCCGCGTCGAGGGCTCGCACAGCCGGGCCGTCGCCGACGTCGTCGAGGCCGCCTGGACCGAGGCCAACCCGGGCGAGCGCGTCCTGCGCCGCCACGTCGGCACCGACCCGATCCCCGCCACCGCCTGGGGCGACGCCGTCACCGCCGCGTACGTCCCCGAGGACCAGCGCACCCCCGCCCAGCGCGAGGCCGTGGCCCTGGCCGCGACCCTCGTCGACGAGCTGCTCGAGGCCGACGCGCTGCTCTTCGCGGTCCCCCTCTTCAACTTCGGCGTCTCGCAGCACTTCAAGTCCTACGTCGACCTGGTCATCGCCGACCCGCGGATGGGCCCGGGCCAGACGCCGCTCGCCGGCAAGCCGGCCGAGCTCGTCGTCGTCCGCGGCGGCAACTACCGCGCGGGCACCCCGCGCGAGGGCTGGGACCACGCCACCCCGTGGATGCGTCGCGTCCTCGCCGACGTCTGGGGCCTGGACGTCACGGTCACCGAGACCGACTTCACCCTGGTCGGGGTCAACCCGGCGATGGACCAGTTCAAGGACATGGCCGCCGAGATGCGCGCCGAGTCCGAGGCGGTCGCCCGTCAGCACGGCGCCGAGCTCAGCCGTCGGCGCGCCGAGGTCGCGGCCTGA
- a CDS encoding winged helix-turn-helix transcriptional regulator has translation MTDTIDPAQVQQAEQDADPAAQEPTCEDVAPGIVRCDAALSHVFEILGKRWNGVIVGALSNGPASFSRLARGVTGISDSVLSDRLSGLAAAGVVTRVVDSGPPVSVSYALTPAGQALLPAMDQLKVWAHEHLPRA, from the coding sequence ATGACCGACACGATCGACCCGGCGCAGGTGCAGCAGGCAGAGCAGGACGCGGACCCGGCGGCCCAGGAGCCGACCTGCGAGGACGTCGCGCCCGGGATCGTGCGCTGCGACGCGGCGCTGTCGCACGTCTTCGAGATCCTCGGCAAGCGCTGGAACGGCGTCATCGTCGGCGCCCTGTCGAACGGGCCGGCGTCGTTCTCCCGGCTCGCCCGCGGCGTGACCGGCATCAGCGACTCGGTGCTCTCCGACCGGCTCTCCGGGCTGGCGGCCGCCGGCGTCGTCACCCGGGTCGTCGACAGCGGGCCGCCGGTCTCGGTCTCGTACGCGCTCACCCCCGCCGGCCAGGCGCTGCTGCCGGCCATGGACCAGCTCAAGGTCTGGGCGCACGAGCACCTGCCGCGCGCCTGA
- a CDS encoding acyltransferase, whose product MRAEGLRPDVFVHPQGLCDSTDVGAGTRVWAFAHVLEGARIGAGCNVCDGAYVEGGAVLGDRVTVKNQVMVFAGVTVADDVFLGPGVTFTNDFTPRAHVRKGPDDLDPTRVEQGATLGARVTVVCGVTIGANAFVGAGAVVTRDVAPHAFVVGNPGRQIGWACRCGRRLDADLRCSCGRAYALGADGLHEDVELACT is encoded by the coding sequence ATGCGCGCTGAAGGGCTGCGGCCTGACGTCTTCGTGCACCCGCAGGGGCTGTGCGACTCGACCGACGTCGGCGCCGGCACGCGGGTCTGGGCCTTCGCCCACGTGCTCGAGGGTGCGCGCATCGGGGCGGGCTGCAACGTCTGCGACGGCGCGTACGTCGAGGGCGGTGCCGTCCTCGGCGACCGCGTCACGGTGAAGAACCAGGTCATGGTCTTCGCCGGGGTCACCGTCGCCGACGACGTGTTCCTCGGCCCGGGCGTCACCTTCACCAACGACTTCACGCCCCGCGCCCACGTCCGCAAGGGACCCGACGACCTGGACCCGACCCGGGTCGAGCAGGGTGCCACGCTCGGCGCCCGCGTGACCGTGGTCTGCGGCGTCACGATCGGGGCGAACGCCTTCGTCGGCGCCGGCGCGGTCGTCACGCGCGACGTCGCCCCGCACGCCTTCGTCGTGGGCAACCCCGGGCGCCAGATCGGCTGGGCCTGCCGCTGCGGCCGCCGGCTCGACGCCGACCTCCGCTGCTCGTGCGGCCGGGCGTACGCGCTCGGCGCCGACGGGCTGCACGAGGACGTGGAGCTCGCGTGTACGTGA
- a CDS encoding MFS transporter, with protein MSLRNSPTPAATAPAAGVAPAPDRERRTRRKGGRVPGVVLALGLTSLFTDISSEAITAVLPLYLTAVLGLGPVAYGFVDGIYQGFASLVRVLGGWWSDRSGRPKLVAGLGYGISALSRVLLLPVVGIAALTGVVALDRLGKGLRTGPRDAMIAAASTPEQLGRNFGVHRALDTAGAMAGPLLAFGVLAVVPAGLAGYRAVFVLSIAAAVVGLAFLLLAVPSRVRGSAGLPPAQQPVRRWRWRDLGDRRIRSLMIAAALLGLLTVGDGFLYLVLADAGGIGLTWFPLLMVGTNAAYFALAVPVGRLADRVGRTRVLLGGHVLLVLAYAVAATTGGHLAGVIAVLLLLGCFYAATDGVISALASQCVPEGAKATGIASVQTAVGLSRFASSVCFGLLWQLTGRSVALLAVGLALAIAIPVAARLLRQLPSTPSGAEVAA; from the coding sequence GTGAGCCTGCGCAACAGCCCCACGCCCGCGGCCACTGCCCCCGCCGCGGGCGTGGCTCCCGCGCCCGACCGCGAGCGCCGCACGCGCCGCAAGGGCGGCCGCGTCCCCGGGGTCGTGCTGGCCCTCGGCCTGACGAGCCTCTTCACCGACATCTCGTCCGAGGCGATCACCGCCGTCCTGCCCCTCTACCTCACCGCCGTGCTCGGGCTCGGGCCCGTGGCGTACGGGTTCGTGGACGGCATCTACCAGGGCTTCGCCTCGCTGGTGCGGGTCCTCGGGGGCTGGTGGTCCGACCGCAGCGGGCGGCCCAAGCTCGTCGCCGGGCTCGGCTACGGCATCTCCGCCCTGTCCCGGGTGCTGCTGCTCCCGGTCGTCGGCATCGCCGCCCTCACCGGGGTGGTCGCGCTCGACCGGCTGGGCAAGGGGCTCCGGACCGGGCCGCGCGACGCGATGATCGCCGCCGCGAGCACGCCCGAGCAGCTCGGGCGCAACTTCGGCGTGCACCGCGCGCTCGACACCGCCGGCGCCATGGCCGGCCCGCTCCTCGCCTTCGGCGTCCTCGCCGTCGTCCCGGCCGGGCTCGCCGGCTACCGGGCGGTGTTCGTGCTGAGCATCGCGGCCGCGGTCGTGGGGCTCGCGTTCCTCCTGCTCGCGGTGCCGAGCCGGGTGCGGGGGAGCGCTGGGCTGCCGCCGGCGCAGCAGCCGGTACGCCGCTGGCGCTGGCGCGACCTCGGCGACCGCCGGATCCGCTCGCTGATGATCGCCGCCGCGCTCCTCGGCCTGCTGACCGTGGGCGACGGCTTCCTCTACCTCGTGCTCGCCGACGCCGGCGGCATCGGCCTCACCTGGTTCCCGCTGCTGATGGTCGGGACCAACGCGGCCTACTTCGCGCTCGCCGTCCCCGTCGGCCGGCTGGCCGACCGGGTCGGACGGACCCGGGTGCTGCTGGGCGGGCACGTCCTCCTGGTCCTCGCCTACGCGGTCGCCGCGACCACCGGTGGTCACCTCGCCGGCGTCATCGCCGTGCTGCTCCTGCTGGGCTGCTTCTACGCCGCGACCGACGGGGTCATCAGCGCCCTGGCCAGCCAGTGCGTGCCCGAGGGCGCCAAGGCGACCGGCATCGCGTCGGTGCAGACCGCGGTCGGGCTCAGCCGCTTCGCCTCCTCGGTCTGCTTCGGCCTGCTGTGGCAGCTCACCGGCCGCTCGGTCGCGCTGCTCGCCGTCGGCCTCGCGCTGGCGATCGCCATCCCGGTCGCGGCCCGTCTGCTGCGCCAGCTCCCGTCCACCCCGTCCGGCGCCGAGGTGGCGGCGTGA
- a CDS encoding glycosyltransferase family 4 protein, with product MSTLFKLTPRSGSARPLPSDEASPVDSRPHVLMIVQNLPVPLDRRVWLECRTLAKAGYAVTVICPKGPGDPSYQVIDGITIHKYRPAPKTTGFVSYVWEFGYSWLRTAALSARVWADRPFDVMQACNPPDTYWLLARIWKKRGVRFVFDQHDLNPELFESRFGKPQGFGPRFQYYALRWLEQMTYRTADMVISTNESYRAIAMGRGQRAAEDVVVVRSGPETDRMRPVHPEPSAARDPRKTLVYLGIMGPQDGVEQVLVVMDELVHHRGRTDVRAVLMGFGDCYEDLRSMTTELGLDDCVTFTGRAGLDTIADELSAADVGLCPDLKSPLNDVSTMNKTMEYMAYALPSVAFDLVETRVSGGDTVRYVPSGDTTAFADEVERLLDDDELRCEMGRAARRRVTEELDWKAQAVAYRGVFARFTGLTEDEALTVDPSTVLPPELVADPTCDHRGRPFVELHDAALDAYILKRDVVAAPVPPVVAGTGNLELSDAFDLAK from the coding sequence GTGTCCACCCTGTTCAAGCTCACGCCGCGCTCCGGCTCGGCCCGACCGCTCCCTTCCGACGAGGCGAGCCCCGTCGACTCGCGCCCGCACGTCCTGATGATCGTGCAGAACCTGCCCGTCCCGCTCGACCGCCGGGTGTGGCTGGAGTGCCGCACGCTGGCCAAGGCCGGCTACGCGGTCACGGTGATCTGCCCCAAGGGCCCCGGTGACCCGAGCTACCAGGTCATCGACGGCATCACGATCCACAAGTACCGCCCGGCGCCGAAGACGACCGGGTTCGTCAGCTACGTCTGGGAGTTCGGCTACTCCTGGCTGCGCACCGCCGCGCTGTCGGCGCGCGTCTGGGCCGACCGGCCGTTCGACGTCATGCAGGCGTGCAACCCGCCGGACACCTACTGGCTGCTGGCGCGGATCTGGAAGAAGCGGGGTGTCCGCTTCGTCTTCGACCAGCACGACCTCAACCCCGAGCTCTTCGAGTCGCGCTTCGGCAAGCCGCAGGGCTTCGGGCCGCGCTTCCAGTACTACGCGCTGCGCTGGCTGGAGCAGATGACCTACCGCACCGCGGACATGGTCATCTCGACCAACGAGTCCTACCGCGCCATCGCGATGGGGCGGGGCCAGCGCGCGGCCGAGGACGTCGTGGTCGTGCGGAGCGGTCCGGAGACGGACCGCATGCGGCCCGTGCACCCCGAGCCGTCGGCCGCGCGCGACCCCCGCAAGACGCTCGTCTACCTCGGGATCATGGGTCCGCAGGACGGCGTCGAGCAGGTCCTCGTCGTGATGGACGAGCTCGTCCACCACCGCGGCCGGACCGACGTCCGCGCGGTCCTGATGGGTTTCGGCGACTGCTACGAGGACCTGCGGTCCATGACCACGGAGCTGGGGCTGGACGACTGCGTCACCTTCACCGGTCGCGCCGGCCTGGACACCATCGCCGACGAGCTGAGCGCCGCCGACGTGGGGCTCTGCCCCGACCTGAAGTCGCCGCTCAACGACGTCTCGACCATGAACAAGACGATGGAGTACATGGCGTACGCCCTGCCGTCGGTCGCGTTCGACCTGGTCGAGACCCGGGTCTCGGGCGGCGACACGGTCCGCTACGTCCCCTCGGGCGACACCACCGCGTTCGCCGACGAGGTGGAGCGGCTGCTCGACGACGACGAGCTGCGCTGCGAGATGGGCCGGGCCGCCCGGCGCCGCGTGACGGAGGAGCTCGACTGGAAGGCCCAGGCCGTGGCCTACCGCGGGGTCTTCGCCCGCTTCACGGGCCTGACCGAGGACGAGGCGCTGACCGTCGACCCGTCGACGGTGCTGCCGCCCGAGCTCGTGGCCGACCCGACCTGCGACCACCGGGGCCGCCCGTTCGTCGAGCTCCACGACGCGGCCCTGGACGCGTACATCCTCAAGCGGGATGTCGTCGCGGCGCCCGTCCCGCCGGTGGTCGCCGGGACCGGGAACCTGGAGCTCAGCGACGCGTTCGACCTGGCCAAGTGA
- a CDS encoding acyl-CoA ligase (AMP-forming), exosortase A system-associated — protein sequence MRTNLHHLLQEAAAARPHAPAVTSKDVTVTYGELWQTCEAAAGGLEALGLRRGERVAVFLDKRVETVAAFFATSAAGAVFVPVNPVLKAAQVSYILGNCDVRVLVTSADRLVAVAGELAGCPALEHVVVVGDPERELPVIDANVTLTRWEKLLVPGVGATGPRPLDLDVAAIFYTSGSTGRPKGVVLSHRNLIVGAESVSTYLHNTADDVILSALPLSFDAGFSQVTTAFAVGAHLVLHNHLVATDIPRLVAKHRVTGLTAVPPLWLQVIGTTWPDGAADTLRYFANTGGRMPRTTLDRLRALFPGAAPYLMYGLTESFRSTYLDPAEVDRRPDSIGKAIPDAEILVVRPDGTLCEPGEPGELVHRGALVALGYWEDEAKTAERFKPVPGARPGWRAPELAVYSGDTVVADEEGFLYFVGRSDEMIKTSGYRVSPTEVEEAAFGTGLVADAVALGVPDERLGDAIALVVTPAVGTALEPKALITALRRELPLYMVPSRVVVRASMPRSPNGKYDRPLVREELLA from the coding sequence ATGAGGACGAACCTCCACCACCTCCTCCAGGAGGCCGCCGCCGCGCGACCCCACGCGCCGGCCGTCACCTCCAAGGACGTCACGGTCACCTACGGCGAGCTGTGGCAGACCTGCGAGGCCGCCGCGGGCGGGCTCGAGGCCCTGGGGCTGCGCCGCGGCGAGCGCGTGGCGGTGTTCCTCGACAAGCGCGTCGAGACCGTCGCGGCCTTCTTCGCCACCTCGGCCGCGGGCGCGGTCTTCGTCCCGGTGAACCCGGTGCTGAAGGCCGCCCAGGTGTCGTACATCCTCGGCAACTGCGACGTGCGGGTGCTGGTGACCAGCGCCGACCGGCTGGTCGCCGTCGCCGGCGAGCTGGCGGGCTGCCCGGCGCTGGAGCACGTCGTCGTCGTCGGCGACCCCGAGCGCGAGCTCCCCGTGATCGACGCGAACGTGACCCTCACGCGCTGGGAGAAGCTGCTCGTCCCGGGGGTCGGGGCGACCGGTCCCCGTCCGCTGGACCTGGACGTGGCCGCGATCTTCTACACCTCCGGCAGCACCGGGCGGCCCAAGGGCGTGGTCCTCAGCCACCGGAACCTGATCGTCGGGGCGGAGAGCGTCAGCACCTACCTCCACAACACCGCCGACGACGTGATCCTCTCGGCGCTGCCCCTGAGCTTCGACGCGGGGTTCAGCCAGGTGACCACCGCCTTCGCGGTCGGGGCGCACCTCGTGCTGCACAACCACCTGGTCGCGACCGACATCCCCCGGCTCGTGGCGAAGCACCGCGTCACCGGGCTGACCGCGGTCCCGCCGCTCTGGCTGCAGGTCATCGGCACCACCTGGCCGGACGGGGCGGCGGACACGCTGCGCTACTTCGCCAACACCGGCGGGCGGATGCCGCGCACCACCCTCGACCGGCTCCGTGCGCTGTTCCCGGGCGCCGCCCCCTACCTGATGTACGGCCTCACCGAGTCGTTCCGGTCCACCTACCTCGACCCGGCCGAGGTGGACCGTCGGCCCGACTCGATCGGCAAGGCGATCCCGGACGCCGAGATCCTCGTCGTCCGCCCGGACGGCACGCTGTGCGAACCGGGGGAGCCCGGCGAGCTGGTGCACCGCGGGGCACTCGTCGCGCTCGGCTACTGGGAGGACGAGGCCAAGACCGCGGAACGGTTCAAGCCGGTCCCCGGTGCACGGCCCGGGTGGCGCGCACCCGAGCTGGCCGTCTACTCCGGCGACACCGTGGTCGCCGACGAGGAGGGCTTCCTCTACTTCGTCGGCCGCAGCGACGAGATGATCAAGACGTCGGGCTACCGGGTGAGCCCGACCGAGGTCGAGGAGGCGGCCTTCGGCACCGGGCTGGTCGCCGACGCGGTCGCGCTCGGCGTGCCCGACGAGCGGCTCGGCGACGCGATCGCGCTGGTCGTCACCCCCGCCGTCGGCACCGCACTGGAGCCGAAGGCCCTGATCACCGCGCTGCGCCGCGAGCTGCCGCTCTACATGGTACCGAGCCGGGTGGTGGTGCGGGCGAGCATGCCGCGCTCGCCCAACGGCAAGTACGACCGACCGCTCGTCCGTGAGGAGCTGCTCGCATGA